acgtttatgttttattgttgtttgttgtgatgttgtgatttttgttcctattgtaatttttttagcTTCAACCAGTCAGGTGCTACAAAAACCTTGTGTGTAATTGTGTGTTGTGAAGGGGgggctacacacacacacacacacacttacccCTCGCCTCAGGCTCCGAAGACAGTGCATTTTGGGTTTGGAGGTCATGAAGTCGTTGAGGCGGTGGGAGAGGGGCCCCTTCATACTGTATAGAGGTCAACTGTGGGCTGAGAGTGTGTGGACTCTCTAATGTTAtcacattttatgcttttatggatttttttataTCGAACATAAGGTAGAAGTATTGTATTCAAAATAGTTACAAAGTTAAATATGATTACTTTGAAAAGTACTGATATTCTACGTGTGTGTATGCtcacaataaaaatcaaaacttagTTTAAATACAAAGTTAGAAAGAACCTAAGCAATGAGGTGTTTAGGAGCCCGAAGAATCAGTTCTTGTtggtgagctgagccaaatgGTTCGAATCCTAAAAAAGAGACATAATTCCCATCATTAGACTAAACTGCTTGCGAAATGAGGGGGGAAAGTAGTTTAGCCAAAACATAAACTCTCCAAAATGCAAAGAACCAATTAAACTAAAAAGTAGCTATAAAATACCTTTAAATGGGCAACTATGCAAATACAAAGCCAATGACGTCACATTCGGAGAGATTTGATTGACGGACCGTTTCCGGGGTCAAAGTTTAACTTCCGTGTCATCCAGCTAACATGGCGGTGAGTTCGTAATTTATTCGCTTCCATTCAGATATCTATTTGTTATTTGTAACCATTAGTTTCTGCGGCTGTATTGGTGATATGTAATTGTGTTTCATGAATAAGGGCGGAagtgaaaaatatgttttagtgTAACGAGAGACGTCTTATTTTGTTAATTGTATTAACCTCAGCAGGAAGCTAAGCTGAGGCTAAATTTTGTTTGTGAGCTGTTGTTTCctacttaaaaacaatttaacttGGCTTTCTGCAggataaagaaaagaagaagaaagagagcATCTTCGACTTGTCCAAATACATCGACAAGACGATTCGTGTGAAGTTTCAAGGAGGGCGAGAAGGTTCGAATGTTTGTGGCAACGAACACTGTCGCTAACTAATCAATTTGGGAAAGTTTCAAGTCCttaattgtgtgtttttctctcagCCAGCGGGGTCCTGAAAGGGTTTGATCCTCTTTTGAACCTGGTGCTGGACGGCACAATCGAGTACATGCGTGGTAAGTG
The Kryptolebias marmoratus isolate JLee-2015 linkage group LG24, ASM164957v2, whole genome shotgun sequence DNA segment above includes these coding regions:
- the lsm7 gene encoding U6 snRNA-associated Sm-like protein LSm7, with product MADKEKKKKESIFDLSKYIDKTIRVKFQGGREASGVLKGFDPLLNLVLDGTIEYMRDPDDQLKLTEDTRQLGLVVCRGTSVVLICPQDGMEAIPNPFIQQQDG